The nucleotide window TGCGCGGTCTGCTGCGCGACTTCGCCGACCGGGGCGGCACCGTGCTGCTCTCCTCCCACCTGCTGCGCGAGGTGGAGGCGGTCGCGGACCGGCTGGTGGTGATCGGGGGTGGCCGGATCGTGGCCCAGGGCAACAAGAATGAGCTGCTGGCCGGCGGCGGCACTGTGGTCCGGGCCCGCGACGGCGCGGCGCTGCGCCGGGCGCTGGAGGTAGCCAACCTGAGCGCCGCCGACAGCTCCGAGGGGCTGCTCGTGCAGGCCGACGCCGAGGCGGTCGGCCAGGCCGCCGCCGATGCCGGCGTCGCGTTGGCCGAGCTGCGCCCCGCCAGCGGCGGTGGCCTCGAACAGCTCTTCCTCACCCTGACCGCCGGCGAATCCACCAAGGAGTCCGTCCGATGACCACCACCACCGCGCCCGCCGCCGGCGCCGTCGCGCCCCGGCAGCACTCTTCGGTACGCCGCCCGTCGCTGCTTCGGCTCTCCGCCGTGGAGGTGCGCAAGCTCGTCGACACCCGGGCTGGCCGTTGGCTGCTGATCACCATCGGCCTGGCCACCGCCCTGATCGTCACCCTGCAACTGATCTACTCGAACGAGGCCGACCAGACCTTCCCCAACTTCTTCGTCCCCTCGCTGCTGCCGGTGTCGGTGCTGCTGCCGGTGCTCGGCATCCTGTCGATCACCAGCGAGTGGTCGCAACGGACGGCCCTCACCACGTACGCCCTCGTGCCCCGCCGGGAGAGGGTCGTCGTCGCTAAACTGATCGCCGTGATGCTGACAGCGCTCGCCTCGGTGCTGGCCAGCCTCGCCTTCGCCGCCGTCGGCACGCTTGTGGCGTCCGCCACCGGTGGCGCGGGCACCTGGCAGTTCGACTGGTCGCTGCTGCTGAACGCGGTGGTCATCCAGGTCACAAGCGTGTTGATGGGCGCGGCCTTCGGCCTGCTGCTGCTCAACCCGCCGCTGGCGATCGTCGGCTATTTCCTGCTGCCCACTCTGTGGGGGGTGCTCGGCGAGATGGTCAAGCCTCTGCGTGGCCCGTCCGAGTGGTTGGACACCAGCAAGACCATGGAACCGTTGTTCAGCAGCGACGCCGTCACCGGCGGGCAGTGGGGGCGGATAGTGGTGTCCCTGCTGGTCTGGATGGTCCTTCCGCTGGCCGCCGGTCTGTTCCGGACGCTACGCCGCGAGGTGTCCTGACCATGGACCTGGCCGGCGATCGACCACGGACCGTCGTCAGCGGCGGCGCCACAGAGCTGGCCGTCATGTGGGGTGGCTTCCCGCTGGTCGGCGCGGGCCTCGGGTGGCTCCTCGCGGCGACGACCGGCTGGCTGGCCCGGCTGCCCTGGGTGCCGTTCGGTGACCTGGTCGAGTGGCTGGACCGGCTGCCCGAGCCACAGGCCACCGCCGGCGCGGTCGTGGTGGGCGTGCTGGGCGGCCTGGTCGTCGCCGGGATCGGCACCGCCGAGCGGCTGATCGTCACCGTCGACGCGGCGCAGGTCCGGCTGCGCCGCGCCGACCAGGACCGGGCCGTCGCACGGGCCGACGCCCGGGTGGTCTTCCTCGCCGACAAGCACCTGGTGCTGCTCGACGCCGACGAAGCGGAACTGGTGCGGGAGTCCACCGACCTGCCGGCCGCGAAACTGGCGGCGGCGTTCCGGGCGCACGGCTGGGGTTGGGCGGACGACGACCCGCACCGATCGGCGTACCGGCTGTGGGTTCCGGACCTGCCCGGGTTGCCCGCCGGCGCGGACGCGCTGCTGCGCGCCCGGGAACGGGCGGTCGAGCGGGACCGCCGCGACGACGCCCGTGAGCTGCGCCGCGAGCTGGGTCTGCTCGGTGTGGTGCTGCGCGACGAGGGCAAGCGGCAGTACTGGAGGTTGACCGCGCGGGCCCTCGCCTCCGGGCCGGAGCAGCCGACTTCGGCCGAGCGGGAGCCGGACGGGCGGTAGCGTCTGTCCCAGCAGACCCTGGGAGCCGCGCGATGACCGAACAGCAGCCGTACCGGGTGGTGTCCCGACACCCCGGCTTCGAGCTGCGTCGGTACCCCGCCCACCTGGTGGCCGAGATGCAGATCCAGGCGTCTTTCACCCGGGCGCCGATCGAGGCGTTCCGGCCGCTCGCCGCGTACATCGGTGGCGCCAATCGGGCCCGGCACCCGATTGGTTCCGCCGCTCCGGCGATGGCGGCGGCCGGCGACTCGGAGAAGATCGCCATGACCGTGCCGGTGGTCCAGATCGAGGGCGAGTGGCCGGGCGCGTACCTGATCCAGTTCGTCATGCCGGCCACCTTCACCACCGCCACCCTGCCCGAGCCGGTGGATCCCCGGGTGCGGATCCATGCGGTTCCGGCGCGACTGGCGGCGGCGATACGGTTCTCCGGACGGTGGACGGAGCAGGCGTTCAGCCAGCGGGCCACCATGCTCGGCCGGTCGGTGACCGCCGCCGGGCTGCAACCGACGGGCGCCATCCGGTACGCGCGCTTCGACCTGCCGTGGAAGCCGTGGTTCCTGCGCCGCAACGAGGTGGTGCTGCCGGTCGTCGAGTGAGCTACCTGAGCTGCCGGCGGTCCTCCACGCTCGGTCGCGCCAGCAGCACTGCCATTCCGAGCCCGGAGAGCAGCCCGGCCAGGGAGACAAGCAGATCGGAGTCGGCGGCGTGGATCGGGCTGTTGCCGGCCAGTTCGGTGAACGTCGCGCCGATCGGCATCATGATCATCATGGGGATGGCCGTAGCCACCAGGAACGCCACCGGGCCCACAAGCGCGATGAGCGCGGCCAGGGCGTGGTGCCACCAGATCGGCCGACCACCCGGCCAGTCCCACGCCAGCAGTGTGACCCCGGTGAGCAGCACCGCCCCGAGAGCGACCTCCGGCAGGAGGCGTGTGCCGGGCGCGGTGGCACGGACCAGCCCGACGCCGAACAACGCCACCACTGTGAGACCGACCGCCAGCCCGACGCGAGCCCGGGTCCGCGTCGGAGCCGCCGCCAGCGCGGCGCCGACGGCCAGGGCCACCAGCAGCGCCGCGGTGACCAGGGCACCCTGGTTCAGTTCCGGCTCCCGGTCGGTCGGTGACTCCATGCCGGCCGCCACAAGTGTCAGCACCCCGGCCACGCAGGCCGCGCCGGTCAGCACCCGCCGGTCGGCGGCCGGAGTCGTGCCAGGCTCCCGCGTCTGCGGCGTGCGGCGCTCCCAGCACAACAGAATCGCCGCGACCACGCCGAGCACGGCGTAGCCGGCGGCGGCGAGCCGCACCGTCGCGTCGAAGCCGATCACGTCGGCCCGGTCGATCACCACGTCGGCGGCGACCCAGCAGCCGCCCAGCACCACCGCCGGGCCGCCCCACCGCACCTGCCCCCGCCCGGCCAGCACCAGACCGAGCGGCACCGCCATGATCGCCATGAACCGCAGGTCGCGCGCCCAGTAGGTGTTGTTGCCCGGCAGGTGCTCCGACCACGGTCCGAGTGGCTCGGTGAGCGGTTGCCACGTGGTCATGCCGTACGCCCAGAGCGCGACGGCGGCGGCGGAGAGGAGCAGCCCGACCGGGCGCGCGGATCGCATCCGTGGACGGTAACGGCCCGCCCGCCCGGGCGGGGGGCGCGGTCATCCGACCAGGCCGACCGGTGACCGGGCGGGGCGGTGACGCAGCAACCGCCACGTCGGCAGCACACTCGACACCACCGCGAGCAGCAGGCACAGCCCCACCACCCCGGCGACCACCGACCATGGCACCACCAGATCGACGGGGGCGCCGACCTGCTCGGCGAGGCCGGCGCTGATGCTGAGCAGACCGACGAACGCGACAGCCCCACCCAGCAGGGCGCCGATCAGGACCACCAGGGCGGACTCCGCCGTGACCAGCCAGATGACCTGCCGTCGGGTCGCCCCGGCCATCCGGATCAGCCGAAGATCCGCGGCCCGGCCGGCGGCGGCGAGCAGCAGCGTGTTGGCCACCGCGATGGCCCCGTAGCCGGCGGACACCCCGATCAGCAGCAGTGTGAAGAGCCAGACGAGGCGGTCCTCCGCGGCGTCCGCCTCGGCCGCCCAGCCCGGGACGTCGAGGATCCGCGCGCCGACCGGCGGATCGATGCGGTCCCGGACGTACACGGTGGACGTCAGCGCCGACGGGTCGTGCGCCCGCACCACGGCCCGGGGCACCAGCAGGTCGCCGGGGATCGAGGTGTCGTCGACCACGGCGACGACACGCAACGACACCGACGTCCCGTCGGCGAAGACCACCGGGTACGGCTCGGACGGCAGCCGGTTCGCCGAGGCGGTGACCACCACAGTGTCGTCGCCCTTCAGGTCGTTCAGCGAGCCGGCGACGACGGTGAGCACCCGGTTCGCGGCGGCGAAGCCCTCCGGTTCCACACCGAGCGCGGTCATCGGCCGGTCCCGTGGCGACGTTCCAGGATCGGTGCGGTAGACGGTGGTCGGCAGGAGGGCGGTGCCACCTGTCGCGGCGACGGCCCGGTCGGACAGGCCGGGCGCGCGGTCCGGCACGACGATCCAGCCGGCGTTCACGTTGTCCGCCCGACCGGCCGCGTACGCGGCGGTGGTGGTGCGCACCATGCCGGACACCAGCACCGCGAACGCGACAGTGAGCAGCACCGGCGCGGCGATGGCGGCGGTCCGCCGGGTCGCTGTCAACGCGCCGCCCCGGACCAGCATCCCGATCGCGCCACCGGGCCGACGCACCGGAGAACGCAGCAGCCACACCAGCGGCCCGACCACCACCGGGGCGAGCACCGTGGCACCGGCCACCAGCGCCATCACCGCGTAGAGCGCGTACTGCGCCCCGACCCGAGCCTCGTCGGCGGTCGCCGTGCCAACACTGAGCGCGGCCCCCGCCGCGACGAGCAGCACCCCGGTGGCGGCGCGCAGCCACCCGATCGGTCGCTGTTCCACAGCAGCCTCGCGCAACGCCTCCAACGGGCGGACCCGCGCCGCCCGTCGGGACGCCGACCAGACGGCCAGCAACGCGATCGCCGGCCCGGCGGCGAGCGAGACCGCGACCGGCCAGAGTTCGTAGCGGACCCGGAAGGTCGACGGTTCGTAGCCGACGTCGACCAGCAGCCGTCCCAGCAACGGGGCGAGCGCGGCGCCCACCAGCAGGCCGACGAGCCCCGCCGAGACGCCCACGGCGAGCGCCTCCGCGTACACCAGGCGGCGGACCTGACGCCCGGTGGCGCCGACGGCGCGCAGCAGGCCCAGCTCACGGCGGCGCTGCGCGATGGTGAACGCGAAGGTGGAGGCGACCACGAACACAGTGACGAAGCCGGCGAGGGCCGCCGTGGCGGTGAGCACCTGCATACCGATCCACCGGGTACGGGCGTCGCCGCGCGGCTCCAGCGCGCCACGGGCGTCGCCGGTGAGCACCCGCCCGTCCCCGCCGACGGCTCCGCGAGCCGCCGTCGCGACCCGTTCGGGATCGGCGCCCGGCGCGAGCACCAGCCCGATGGCCCGCACGCCCGGCGCGAGCGCGGCGGCGACAGCGTCCGCGACATGGACGCCGGGCCCGTCGACCAGACCGGAGACGGTGTACGACTCCGGGCCGCCGGCGGTCAGCACTGTGACAGGTGCACCGGCGCGCAGCCCGAGCGCGCTGTCGACGACCACCTCGCCGGGCCGGCGGGGTGGCTCGCCAGCCGTGAGGCGCAGTCCGCCCAGCTGGGCGCTGGACCAGCCGTGGCCCTGGTGGGCGTCCTCCCGCCGGGTGTCGGTTGCCGAGGGTCGGCCGTCGACGAGCGGCTGAGCGTAGAAGGTGCGGTCCGGCACCGCCGCGACCACGTCCGGCAGACCCGCCAGCCTGCGAACGAGCTCCGCGGCCGTGGTGGCGGACCAGGGCCGGCTCGGCACGAAGTCGTCCGGCGACGCGCCCGCCTCGGGGCTCTGCACCACGACCGCAGCCCGTGCCAGTCGGTCCGGCACCTGCGGACGCCCCGAAGCGAGCAGCAGTGTGGCCGCCGCGACAAGCGTGACCCCGATGGCGACGGCCACGAACGCGCTGGCCGACCGCCGGACGCTCACCACGACGACTCCGCGACGGTTTCCCGCTCGGCGATCCTCGCGGCGACGGCGGCGGCGCTGATCGGGCCGGTCAGCTCGTCGACGACGCGGCCGTCGGCCAGCAGGAGGACCCGATCGGCGTACGCGGCGGCGGCGGGATCGTGGGTCACCATCACGACGGTCTGCCCGTGGTCGTCGACGAGCGCAC belongs to Micromonospora ureilytica and includes:
- a CDS encoding ABC transporter permease, which gives rise to MVSVRRSASAFVAVAIGVTLVAAATLLLASGRPQVPDRLARAAVVVQSPEAGASPDDFVPSRPWSATTAAELVRRLAGLPDVVAAVPDRTFYAQPLVDGRPSATDTRREDAHQGHGWSSAQLGGLRLTAGEPPRRPGEVVVDSALGLRAGAPVTVLTAGGPESYTVSGLVDGPGVHVADAVAAALAPGVRAIGLVLAPGADPERVATAARGAVGGDGRVLTGDARGALEPRGDARTRWIGMQVLTATAALAGFVTVFVVASTFAFTIAQRRRELGLLRAVGATGRQVRRLVYAEALAVGVSAGLVGLLVGAALAPLLGRLLVDVGYEPSTFRVRYELWPVAVSLAAGPAIALLAVWSASRRAARVRPLEALREAAVEQRPIGWLRAATGVLLVAAGAALSVGTATADEARVGAQYALYAVMALVAGATVLAPVVVGPLVWLLRSPVRRPGGAIGMLVRGGALTATRRTAAIAAPVLLTVAFAVLVSGMVRTTTAAYAAGRADNVNAGWIVVPDRAPGLSDRAVAATGGTALLPTTVYRTDPGTSPRDRPMTALGVEPEGFAAANRVLTVVAGSLNDLKGDDTVVVTASANRLPSEPYPVVFADGTSVSLRVVAVVDDTSIPGDLLVPRAVVRAHDPSALTSTVYVRDRIDPPVGARILDVPGWAAEADAAEDRLVWLFTLLLIGVSAGYGAIAVANTLLLAAAGRAADLRLIRMAGATRRQVIWLVTAESALVVLIGALLGGAVAFVGLLSISAGLAEQVGAPVDLVVPWSVVAGVVGLCLLLAVVSSVLPTWRLLRHRPARSPVGLVG
- a CDS encoding ABC transporter permease — translated: MTTTTAPAAGAVAPRQHSSVRRPSLLRLSAVEVRKLVDTRAGRWLLITIGLATALIVTLQLIYSNEADQTFPNFFVPSLLPVSVLLPVLGILSITSEWSQRTALTTYALVPRRERVVVAKLIAVMLTALASVLASLAFAAVGTLVASATGGAGTWQFDWSLLLNAVVIQVTSVLMGAAFGLLLLNPPLAIVGYFLLPTLWGVLGEMVKPLRGPSEWLDTSKTMEPLFSSDAVTGGQWGRIVVSLLVWMVLPLAAGLFRTLRREVS
- a CDS encoding YqeB family protein, with amino-acid sequence MDLAGDRPRTVVSGGATELAVMWGGFPLVGAGLGWLLAATTGWLARLPWVPFGDLVEWLDRLPEPQATAGAVVVGVLGGLVVAGIGTAERLIVTVDAAQVRLRRADQDRAVARADARVVFLADKHLVLLDADEAELVRESTDLPAAKLAAAFRAHGWGWADDDPHRSAYRLWVPDLPGLPAGADALLRARERAVERDRRDDARELRRELGLLGVVLRDEGKRQYWRLTARALASGPEQPTSAEREPDGR
- a CDS encoding SOUL family heme-binding protein translates to MTEQQPYRVVSRHPGFELRRYPAHLVAEMQIQASFTRAPIEAFRPLAAYIGGANRARHPIGSAAPAMAAAGDSEKIAMTVPVVQIEGEWPGAYLIQFVMPATFTTATLPEPVDPRVRIHAVPARLAAAIRFSGRWTEQAFSQRATMLGRSVTAAGLQPTGAIRYARFDLPWKPWFLRRNEVVLPVVE